From Streptomyces chrestomyceticus JCM 4735, one genomic window encodes:
- a CDS encoding ABC-F family ATP-binding cassette domain-containing protein, which produces MPRPALLAHDLVRTLGTRRVLDGVSLTVSPGRRVGIVGENGVGKSTLLRLLAGVDEPDAGQVTRPDDLGFLHQEMPFDGATTIARVLADALREARAALAELDRLTRLLAGTPDDHPGHAELLDAYGKQLEHAQESEAWDADRRAAIVLDGLGLGGFGHDRTLGSLSGGQRGRLALAALLVRRPAALLLDEPTNHLDDEAAAFVEEQLRAQPGVVVAASHDRAFLDAVCTDLIDLDPAVHGPVRFGGNYSAYRAEKQAERERWEQRYAAEQEELEALRRSAGVTARRVAPDRGPRDNEKMGYGHRAGRVQQQVSRRVRNAARRLDELERTQVGRPPEPLRLHAGALTGAPVDGAPADGTAVDSGPVQGATDSPLVSLCDARVPGRLDVARLDIPAGDRLLVTGDNGAGKSTLLSLLAGRLDAEREGAVRRRPGLTVGLLAQDTVFERPDRTARDTYTHVLGAERAEAVPLGSLGLLGVTDLDKPVGQLSVGQRRRLALALLVAHPPHLLLLDEPTNHLSPRLCDELEDALGAGPGAIVVASHDRWLRRRWTGRRLRLRAGRLVPSDDTYDMRGTGGRPRPGTSDR; this is translated from the coding sequence ATGCCCCGACCCGCCCTGCTCGCCCATGATCTCGTCCGTACGCTGGGCACCCGCCGGGTCCTGGACGGCGTCTCGCTCACCGTCTCCCCCGGCCGGCGCGTCGGCATCGTCGGCGAGAACGGGGTCGGCAAATCGACCCTGCTGCGCCTGCTCGCGGGCGTGGACGAACCCGACGCCGGCCAGGTCACCCGCCCGGACGACCTGGGCTTCCTGCACCAGGAGATGCCGTTCGACGGTGCCACGACGATCGCGCGGGTGCTGGCCGACGCCCTGCGGGAGGCCCGCGCCGCCCTGGCCGAACTCGACCGGCTGACCCGGCTGCTCGCCGGCACCCCGGACGACCACCCCGGCCACGCGGAACTGCTGGACGCGTACGGGAAGCAGCTCGAACACGCCCAGGAGAGCGAAGCGTGGGATGCCGACCGGCGGGCTGCGATCGTCCTGGACGGGCTCGGCCTCGGCGGGTTCGGACACGACCGGACGCTCGGTTCGCTGTCCGGCGGGCAGCGCGGCCGGCTGGCGCTGGCCGCGCTCCTCGTACGCCGGCCCGCCGCCCTCCTGCTGGACGAGCCGACCAACCACCTCGACGACGAAGCGGCCGCTTTCGTGGAGGAGCAGCTCCGCGCACAGCCCGGCGTCGTCGTGGCGGCCAGCCACGACCGGGCGTTCCTCGACGCGGTCTGCACCGACCTGATCGATCTCGACCCGGCGGTGCACGGTCCGGTTCGCTTCGGCGGCAACTACAGCGCCTACCGTGCCGAGAAACAGGCGGAACGCGAGCGCTGGGAACAGCGGTACGCGGCGGAGCAGGAGGAGTTGGAGGCGCTGCGCCGCTCGGCCGGGGTGACCGCGCGCCGCGTCGCCCCGGACCGCGGGCCCCGGGACAACGAGAAGATGGGGTACGGCCACCGGGCCGGCCGGGTGCAGCAACAGGTCTCCCGGCGGGTACGCAACGCCGCCCGCCGGCTGGACGAACTGGAACGGACCCAGGTCGGCAGACCGCCGGAGCCGCTGCGCCTGCACGCCGGGGCGCTGACGGGCGCGCCGGTGGACGGTGCTCCGGCGGACGGTACTGCGGTGGACAGCGGCCCGGTGCAGGGCGCTACGGACAGCCCGCTCGTCTCGCTGTGTGACGCGCGGGTGCCCGGTCGGCTGGACGTCGCGCGCCTGGACATCCCCGCCGGGGACCGGCTCCTGGTCACGGGAGACAACGGGGCCGGGAAGTCGACCCTGCTGTCCTTGCTGGCCGGGCGGCTCGACGCCGAGCGCGAGGGCGCGGTGCGCAGACGGCCCGGCCTGACCGTGGGCCTGCTGGCGCAGGACACCGTGTTCGAGCGCCCGGACCGCACGGCACGCGACACGTACACCCATGTCCTGGGTGCCGAGCGGGCGGAGGCGGTCCCGCTCGGCTCGTTGGGACTGCTCGGCGTCACGGATCTCGACAAGCCGGTGGGACAGTTGTCGGTCGGCCAGCGCCGCAGGCTCGCGCTGGCCCTCCTGGTGGCGCACCCGCCGCACCTGCTGCTGCTCGACGAGCCGACGAACCACCTGTCCCCGCGCCTGTGCGACGAACTGGAGGACGCCCTCGGCGCCGGGCCGGGCGCGATCGTCGTGGCCAGCCATGACCGGTGGCTGCGCAGGCGCTGGACCGGCCGCCGGCTGCGGCTGCGCGCGGGCCGCTTGGTGCCCTCGGACGACACGTACGACATGCGCGGTACGGGAGGCAGGCCCCGGCCCGGCACCTCCGACCGGTGA